A window of the Synechococcus sp. JA-3-3Ab genome harbors these coding sequences:
- the uvrA gene encoding excinuclease ABC subunit UvrA gives MSGQNEIHVVGARQHNLKNLELRIPRNRLVVFTGVSGSGKSSLAFDTIFAEGQRRYVESLSAYARQFLGQLDKPDVDRIEGLSPAIAIDQKSTSHNPRSTVGTVTEIYDYLRLLYGRAGIPHCPHCDRVIAPQTVDQMVDQILALPERTRFQLLAPVVREKKGTHAALLQSLRQQGFVRVRIDGQVRDLSEEIELAKNKAHTIEVVVDRLVKGPEIAERLADSLTTCLRQSGGLAVVELLPREEEREHLLQKVAEVAGQYLNGKPTELIFSEQFACPEHGSVLGELSPRLFSFNSPIGACPVCHGLGFEPIFDPDRIVPDPKLPLYAAIAPWAERENPYYLALLAGVARALGFDLSSRWCDLTPEQQQILLYGTDQEIYVEAESPYRGRGYYRRYEGVIPQLQRHYQETTSETYRQKLETYLTYRPCAACGGARLRPEALAVRVGGYRITDLTEVSIRECLHRLEHLKLTPRQAQIAELVLREIKTRLQFLIDVGLDYLTLARPAMTLSGGEAQRIRLASQIGSGLTGVLYVLDEPSIGLHQRDNERLLQTLLRLRDLGNTLIVVEHDEETIRAADHIVDIGPSAGIHGGEVVAQGSLADILACERSLTGAYLSGRRRIPTPARRRPGKAVSLKLTDAHKNNLKHIDVEIPLGKLVCVTGVSGSGKSTLVNELLYPALRHYLGQKVPKPAEMGELQGVEHIDKVIVIDQSPIGRTPRSNPATYTGLFDPIRQAFAQTLEAKARGYHAGHFSFNVKGGRCEACKGQGVNVIEMNFLPDVYVTCEVCGGSRYSRETLQVRYKGKNIAEVLDMTVGEALEFFAALPPAAKILQTLADVGLDYIKLGQPAPTLSGGEAQRVKLAAELSRRSTGKTLYLLDEPSTGLSFYDVHKLLNVLQRLVDVGNTVLVIEHNLDILRCADWIIDLGPEGGDQGGQIVAVGTPEAVAEQPGSHTGRYLKQVLQRYPPGQ, from the coding sequence ATGTCCGGCCAAAACGAAATCCATGTGGTGGGGGCGCGGCAGCACAATCTCAAAAACCTCGAGCTGCGGATCCCGCGCAATCGCCTGGTGGTGTTTACGGGCGTCTCTGGATCCGGCAAATCTTCTCTGGCCTTCGACACCATCTTTGCCGAGGGGCAGCGGCGCTATGTGGAGTCCCTCAGCGCCTACGCGCGGCAATTTCTGGGGCAACTGGACAAACCGGATGTAGACCGCATCGAGGGCTTGAGCCCGGCCATTGCCATCGACCAAAAGTCCACCAGCCACAACCCCCGCTCCACGGTGGGCACCGTTACCGAAATCTACGACTACCTGCGGCTGCTCTACGGGCGGGCCGGGATCCCCCACTGCCCCCATTGTGACCGGGTGATTGCCCCCCAGACGGTGGATCAAATGGTGGACCAGATCCTGGCCCTGCCGGAGCGGACGCGCTTTCAGTTGCTGGCGCCTGTGGTGAGGGAAAAAAAGGGCACCCATGCAGCCCTCTTGCAGAGCTTGCGCCAGCAGGGGTTTGTGCGGGTGCGCATCGACGGCCAAGTGCGGGATCTGAGCGAAGAGATCGAGTTGGCCAAAAACAAGGCCCACACCATTGAGGTGGTGGTGGATCGGCTGGTCAAGGGCCCCGAGATCGCCGAGCGGCTGGCCGATTCCCTGACCACCTGTCTGCGCCAGTCGGGGGGACTGGCGGTGGTGGAGCTCTTGCCGAGAGAGGAAGAGCGGGAACACCTGCTGCAAAAAGTGGCCGAGGTGGCGGGGCAGTACCTCAACGGCAAGCCGACGGAGCTGATCTTTTCGGAACAATTTGCCTGCCCCGAACATGGCTCGGTGCTGGGCGAGCTGTCGCCGCGGCTATTTTCCTTCAACTCCCCCATCGGCGCCTGTCCTGTCTGTCACGGGCTGGGCTTTGAGCCCATCTTCGACCCCGACCGGATCGTGCCGGATCCCAAACTTCCCCTCTACGCGGCCATCGCACCTTGGGCCGAGCGGGAGAACCCCTACTACCTGGCGTTGCTGGCAGGGGTCGCCAGGGCCTTGGGCTTTGACCTCAGCAGCCGCTGGTGCGACCTCACTCCCGAGCAGCAGCAGATCCTCCTCTACGGCACCGACCAGGAGATCTACGTTGAGGCAGAATCCCCCTACCGGGGCCGGGGCTACTACCGTCGCTACGAAGGGGTGATCCCGCAGTTGCAGCGGCACTACCAAGAAACCACCTCCGAGACCTACCGGCAAAAGCTGGAAACCTACCTCACCTACCGCCCCTGTGCGGCCTGTGGGGGGGCTCGCCTTCGCCCTGAGGCCCTGGCAGTGCGCGTCGGCGGCTACCGTATCACCGATCTCACCGAGGTCTCTATCCGGGAGTGCCTACACCGCTTAGAGCATTTGAAGCTCACCCCTCGCCAGGCGCAGATTGCCGAGCTGGTGCTGCGGGAGATCAAAACCCGGCTGCAGTTTTTGATCGACGTGGGCCTTGACTACCTCACCTTGGCCCGCCCGGCCATGACCCTTTCGGGGGGTGAAGCGCAGCGGATCCGGCTGGCTAGCCAGATTGGCTCCGGCCTGACGGGGGTGCTCTACGTGTTGGATGAACCCTCCATCGGCTTGCACCAGCGGGACAACGAGCGCTTGTTGCAAACCCTGTTGCGCCTGCGGGATCTGGGCAACACCCTCATTGTGGTGGAACACGACGAGGAAACCATCCGCGCCGCCGACCACATCGTGGATATTGGCCCTAGCGCCGGCATCCACGGGGGAGAGGTGGTGGCCCAAGGGTCTCTAGCCGATATCCTGGCCTGCGAGCGCTCCCTCACTGGCGCCTATCTGTCGGGGCGGCGGCGGATCCCGACCCCGGCTCGGCGGCGGCCCGGCAAGGCCGTTTCCCTCAAGCTCACCGATGCCCACAAAAACAACCTCAAGCACATCGATGTGGAGATCCCCCTGGGCAAGCTGGTCTGCGTCACCGGCGTCTCCGGCTCCGGCAAGTCCACCCTGGTCAACGAGTTGCTCTACCCCGCCCTGCGGCACTACCTCGGCCAGAAGGTGCCCAAACCCGCGGAAATGGGAGAGCTGCAGGGCGTTGAACACATCGACAAGGTGATCGTCATCGACCAATCCCCCATTGGCCGCACCCCTCGCTCCAACCCTGCCACCTACACGGGTCTATTTGATCCCATCCGCCAGGCCTTTGCCCAGACTCTAGAGGCCAAGGCTAGAGGCTATCACGCTGGCCACTTTTCCTTCAACGTCAAGGGGGGGCGCTGTGAAGCCTGCAAAGGGCAGGGGGTGAACGTGATTGAAATGAACTTCCTGCCGGATGTGTATGTTACCTGCGAAGTGTGTGGCGGCAGCCGCTACAGCCGCGAGACCCTCCAGGTCAGGTACAAGGGCAAAAACATCGCCGAAGTCCTGGATATGACGGTGGGAGAAGCGCTGGAGTTTTTCGCTGCCCTGCCCCCTGCGGCCAAGATCCTGCAGACCCTGGCCGATGTGGGCCTCGACTACATCAAGCTGGGCCAGCCGGCCCCCACCCTCTCCGGCGGGGAAGCGCAGCGGGTAAAGCTGGCGGCAGAACTGTCTCGCCGTTCCACCGGCAAAACCCTCTACCTGCTGGATGAGCCCTCCACTGGCCTGTCTTTCTACGACGTTCACAAGCTCTTGAACGTCCTGCAGCGGCTGGTGGATGTGGGCAACACGGTGCTGGTGATCGAGCACAACCTGGACATCCTCCGCTGTGCCGACTGGATCATTGACCTGGGGCCAGAAGGAGGCGACCAGGGCGGCCAGATCGTGGCCGTAGGCACCCCTGAGGCAGTGGCTGAGCAGCCGGGATCCCATACGGGGCGCTACCTGAAGCAGGTTTTGCAACGCTATCCCCCCGGCCAGTAA
- the hemW gene encoding radical SAM family heme chaperone HemW, whose protein sequence is MVVAASAEDFALSTQLGWPEAAYLHIPFCRQRCHYCDFATGLGTRELIETYVQRLCQEIGGAHRYRHLAGDPQPLTSIFFGGGTPSLLTVKQLSRILSQLRERIPFHPDCEISLEANPGTLTREQLAGYRDLGVNRISLGVQAFQAELLAACGRLHGVEEIYEAVADLQAVGFENFNLDLIFGLPYQTLEHWQESLQAVLEINPTHVSVYDLTLEPGTRFGRLYRPGEAPLPSEETTVAMYLTARELLTQAGYIHYEISNFARPGYACRHNRVYWENRPYFGFGMGSVGYEGGRRIQQPKTLHAYFEQVKAQVHPLPPPASAEEIWMDTVMLGLRLQEGLELATLQERFGSRKVEQALQRLDPYFEKGWASCEAGRLRLVPPEGWLFSNEVIEELLF, encoded by the coding sequence ATGGTAGTTGCAGCCTCTGCAGAAGACTTTGCCCTCTCCACTCAGCTTGGCTGGCCGGAGGCGGCCTATCTGCACATTCCCTTCTGCCGGCAGCGCTGCCACTACTGCGATTTTGCCACCGGCCTGGGCACGCGCGAACTGATCGAAACCTATGTGCAGAGGCTCTGCCAAGAGATCGGCGGCGCCCACCGCTACCGCCATTTGGCCGGGGATCCCCAGCCCTTGACCAGCATTTTTTTCGGCGGCGGCACCCCTTCCCTGCTGACGGTGAAGCAGTTGAGTCGGATTTTGAGCCAATTAAGGGAGAGGATCCCGTTTCATCCCGACTGCGAGATCTCGCTCGAGGCCAACCCCGGCACCCTGACACGGGAGCAGTTGGCAGGCTACCGGGATCTAGGGGTTAACCGCATTAGCCTAGGGGTACAGGCCTTTCAAGCGGAGCTGCTGGCCGCCTGCGGTCGCCTCCATGGGGTGGAAGAAATTTACGAGGCTGTGGCCGACTTGCAGGCGGTGGGCTTTGAGAATTTCAACCTGGATTTGATCTTCGGGCTGCCCTATCAAACTTTAGAACATTGGCAGGAGTCACTGCAGGCTGTTCTTGAAATCAACCCCACCCATGTCTCCGTTTACGATCTCACTCTCGAGCCGGGAACCCGCTTTGGGCGTCTCTACCGGCCGGGGGAGGCGCCTCTGCCCAGCGAGGAGACCACGGTTGCCATGTACCTGACGGCGCGGGAGTTGCTCACCCAAGCCGGCTACATCCACTACGAGATCTCCAATTTTGCCCGCCCTGGGTATGCCTGTCGCCACAACCGGGTGTACTGGGAAAACCGCCCCTACTTTGGCTTTGGCATGGGATCGGTCGGCTACGAAGGGGGGCGGCGCATTCAACAGCCGAAAACTCTCCACGCATACTTTGAACAGGTCAAAGCGCAGGTTCACCCCCTGCCGCCGCCGGCTTCTGCAGAAGAAATCTGGATGGATACGGTGATGTTGGGGTTGCGCCTCCAGGAAGGGCTGGAGTTGGCAACTCTACAGGAGCGCTTTGGCAGCAGGAAGGTGGAGCAGGCCTTGCAGAGGCTGGATCCCTATTTTGAAAAAGGTTGGGCCAGTTGTGAGGCGGGGCGGCTGCGGCTAGTCCCGCCGGAGGGCTGGCTGTTTTCCAACGAAGTCATTGAAGAGCTTTTGTTTTGA
- a CDS encoding transposase — MAKKLLSKGKHIAHEALTIRGLARSRLAKSVDDAGWGEFLQILAAKAERAGLLTIAGDPRGSSQGCSGCGRDVPKKLHERWHDCPHCGLRIGRDHSSARVIKSRAVGRPVLQAQEMSCYRAGVTVGEAWRKP, encoded by the coding sequence ATGGCAAAGAAGTTGTTAAGTAAGGGGAAGCACATTGCTCATGAGGCGCTTACTATTAGGGGTCTGGCTAGAAGCAGACTAGCCAAATCTGTTGATGATGCTGGGTGGGGTGAGTTCCTGCAAATTTTGGCAGCCAAGGCTGAAAGAGCTGGGCTGTTGACGATTGCAGGGGATCCCCGCGGCAGCAGTCAAGGGTGCTCGGGGTGTGGTCGAGATGTGCCCAAAAAGCTGCATGAGCGGTGGCACGATTGTCCGCACTGTGGGTTGAGGATTGGCAGGGATCACAGCTCGGCGAGAGTCATCAAATCCAGAGCGGTGGGGCGTCCCGTTCTTCAAGCTCAGGAAATGTCCTGCTATCGGGCAGGGGTCACTGTTGGCGAAGCGTGGCGTAAGCCATGA
- a CDS encoding RNA-guided endonuclease InsQ/TnpB family protein, with the protein MRTAYQYRLRPTASQVALMGEWLELLRRQYNYRLAERFNGWEQNRCNIHACSLTVCHLPELKDKPDFDSHKRDLVNTKALFPEYQAIHSQVLQDCLQRVQRAFDRWLKGDRNGKRAGRPRFKGVGRYRSFTFPQMKQDCIRGQFIHLPKVGPVKLVQHRPLPDGFTK; encoded by the coding sequence ATGAGAACCGCTTACCAGTACCGCTTGCGCCCTACTGCTAGCCAAGTCGCCCTGATGGGTGAGTGGCTGGAGCTGCTGCGTAGGCAGTACAACTATCGCCTGGCAGAACGGTTCAACGGGTGGGAGCAGAATCGCTGCAATATCCATGCCTGCTCCTTGACGGTCTGTCATCTGCCTGAGTTGAAAGACAAGCCCGATTTCGACTCCCACAAACGAGACTTGGTAAACACAAAGGCTCTCTTCCCCGAATACCAAGCGATTCATTCCCAGGTGCTCCAAGACTGCCTACAGCGGGTACAAAGGGCCTTTGACCGATGGCTAAAAGGTGACCGCAACGGCAAAAGGGCAGGCAGGCCTAGGTTTAAGGGAGTAGGGCGGTATCGCTCCTTCACCTTCCCTCAGATGAAGCAGGACTGCATTCGAGGGCAGTTTATCCATCTGCCCAAGGTTGGGCCGGTCAAGCTGGTCCAACACCGCCCTTTGCCCGACGGTTTTACAAAGTAG
- the dnaK gene encoding molecular chaperone DnaK, which produces MGKVIGIDLGTTNSCVAVLEGGKPVVITNAEGGRTTPSIVGFAKNNVRLVGQLAKRQAVTNAENTIFSIKRFIGRTFAETEEERKRVPYKVIPGRDNMVEVVVQDRAYTPQEISAMILQKLKADAEAYLGEPVTQAVITVPAYFTDAQRQATKDAGTIAGLEVLRIINEPTAAALAYGLDKQDQDLRILVFDLGGGTFDVSVLQLGSGVFEVQATAGNNHLGGDDFDQRIVDWLNRQFLETEGIDLSRDRMALQRMREAAEKAKIELSSTQVTLINLPFITADDSGPKHLEVELTRAKFEELVQDLVEATVEPTEQALRDAGLSPEDIDRVLLVGGSTRIPAVQEKIRQIFKKNPDRSVNPDEAVALGAAIQAGVVGGEVKDLLLLDVIPLSIGVETLGGVFTRIIERNTTIPTSKTQIFSTATDGQTMVEIHVLQGERAMAKDNKTLGRFQLTGIPPAPRGVPQIEVSFDIDANGILKVSAREKGTGIEQSIKITNHGGLSSSEIERMRREAEAYAEEDRRRRQLVEARNQADSLLYNYEKTLQEHGSRLSEICLQRGAQAAGTLRALLANDNVDLATLRNAMEELRAVLLEMGSEIYGTR; this is translated from the coding sequence ATGGGCAAAGTCATCGGGATTGACCTGGGAACCACCAACAGTTGCGTGGCGGTTTTGGAAGGGGGCAAGCCCGTGGTGATCACCAACGCCGAAGGAGGGCGCACCACCCCCAGCATCGTCGGCTTTGCCAAGAACAACGTCCGCCTGGTGGGCCAACTGGCCAAGCGTCAGGCGGTTACCAACGCCGAAAACACCATCTTCAGCATCAAACGCTTCATTGGCCGCACCTTCGCCGAAACTGAAGAAGAGCGCAAGCGAGTCCCCTACAAGGTGATCCCTGGCCGGGACAACATGGTGGAGGTGGTGGTGCAGGATCGCGCCTACACGCCCCAGGAGATCTCCGCAATGATCCTGCAAAAGCTGAAGGCCGACGCGGAGGCTTATCTGGGGGAGCCGGTGACTCAGGCGGTGATCACCGTCCCCGCCTACTTTACCGATGCCCAGCGCCAGGCCACCAAAGACGCGGGCACCATTGCCGGACTGGAGGTGTTGCGCATCATCAACGAACCGACGGCAGCCGCCCTGGCCTACGGGCTGGACAAACAAGATCAAGATCTGCGCATCTTGGTTTTCGACCTGGGTGGCGGCACCTTCGACGTCTCGGTGCTGCAACTGGGCAGCGGCGTGTTCGAGGTACAAGCCACCGCCGGCAACAACCACCTGGGCGGGGATGACTTTGACCAGAGAATTGTCGATTGGCTCAACCGCCAGTTTTTGGAGACGGAAGGGATCGACCTCTCCCGGGATCGCATGGCCTTGCAGCGGATGCGGGAGGCGGCGGAGAAGGCCAAAATCGAGCTGTCCAGCACCCAGGTTACGCTCATCAACCTGCCCTTTATCACCGCCGACGACTCCGGGCCCAAACACCTGGAAGTGGAGCTGACCCGCGCCAAGTTCGAGGAGTTGGTGCAGGATCTGGTGGAGGCTACTGTTGAGCCCACCGAGCAAGCTTTGCGGGATGCCGGCCTCTCCCCTGAGGATATCGACCGCGTGCTGCTGGTGGGTGGCTCTACTCGCATTCCCGCTGTTCAGGAGAAGATTCGGCAAATCTTCAAAAAAAACCCGGATCGCTCCGTCAACCCCGACGAGGCAGTAGCCCTTGGCGCAGCCATCCAGGCAGGGGTGGTAGGCGGAGAAGTGAAAGACCTGCTGCTGTTGGATGTGATTCCCCTCTCCATTGGCGTGGAGACCTTGGGCGGGGTATTCACCCGCATCATCGAGCGCAACACCACCATTCCCACCAGCAAAACCCAAATTTTCTCCACCGCCACCGACGGCCAGACAATGGTGGAAATCCACGTCTTGCAGGGAGAGCGGGCTATGGCCAAGGACAACAAGACCTTGGGCCGCTTTCAACTAACCGGGATCCCGCCAGCTCCCCGCGGGGTGCCCCAGATCGAAGTCTCCTTTGATATCGATGCCAACGGCATTTTGAAAGTCTCCGCCCGCGAGAAGGGGACGGGGATCGAGCAGAGCATCAAGATCACCAACCACGGCGGCTTGAGCAGCAGCGAGATCGAGCGGATGCGTCGGGAAGCCGAGGCCTACGCCGAAGAAGATCGGCGCCGGCGGCAGTTGGTGGAAGCCCGCAACCAAGCGGACAGCCTGCTCTACAACTACGAGAAGACCCTGCAGGAGCACGGCAGTCGCCTTAGCGAGATCTGCCTCCAGAGGGGGGCCCAGGCGGCGGGCACATTGAGGGCGCTGCTGGCAAATGATAACGTAGACTTAGCAACTTTACGGAATGCAATGGAAGAGCTGCGGGCTGTGCTCCTAGAGATGGGGAGTGAGATCTATGGCACTCGCTGA
- the dnaJ gene encoding molecular chaperone DnaJ, with product MARDYYEILGVSRDSSKEEIKRAYRRLARKYHPDVNKEPGAEDRFKEINRAYEVLSDDELRARYDRFGEAGLSGAAAAASGFQDFAGIGGFADLFESFFTNFAGGGVGYSRSRQGPVRGDDLRFDLKLEFLEAIFGGEKQIRISHLEVCPVCGGSGAKPGTDVKVCPTCGGAGQVRRATRTPFGNFTQVSICPTCGGAGRVLEEPCYNCNGEGLAQTTKKLRINIPAGVDSGTRLRVSGEGDAGRRGGPPGDLYVYLFVEPDPDFQRDGLTIFSQVRVSYLQAILGAKVLVPTVDSKAGLEEEAELTIPAGSQPGTVLTLEGKGVPRLGNPMLRGDHKITLVVEIPTRISSEERELLMRLAELHGERINKRDGFLGGLLRGLAQMPGNREREEE from the coding sequence ATGGCTCGTGACTACTACGAAATCTTGGGGGTTAGCCGTGATAGCTCCAAGGAAGAGATTAAGCGCGCCTATCGTCGGCTGGCCCGCAAGTATCACCCTGACGTCAACAAAGAGCCAGGGGCTGAGGATCGCTTCAAGGAAATCAACCGCGCCTATGAGGTGCTCTCGGACGACGAGCTGAGGGCTCGCTACGACCGCTTTGGGGAAGCTGGGCTGAGCGGTGCGGCGGCTGCCGCCAGCGGGTTCCAGGATTTCGCCGGAATCGGTGGCTTCGCCGACCTTTTCGAGAGCTTCTTCACCAACTTTGCGGGAGGGGGAGTTGGCTACAGCCGCAGCCGCCAAGGGCCGGTACGCGGGGATGACCTGCGCTTTGACCTGAAATTGGAGTTTCTCGAGGCCATCTTCGGCGGCGAAAAGCAAATTCGCATCAGCCACTTGGAGGTCTGCCCGGTCTGTGGGGGCAGCGGGGCCAAGCCCGGCACAGATGTGAAAGTCTGCCCCACCTGTGGCGGCGCTGGTCAGGTGCGGCGGGCCACCCGCACCCCCTTTGGCAACTTTACCCAGGTCTCGATCTGCCCCACCTGCGGCGGTGCCGGCCGGGTGCTGGAAGAGCCCTGCTATAACTGCAATGGCGAGGGCCTCGCCCAGACCACCAAGAAGCTGCGCATCAACATCCCTGCCGGCGTGGACAGCGGCACCCGTCTGCGGGTTTCTGGCGAGGGGGATGCCGGTCGGCGCGGTGGCCCACCTGGGGATCTCTACGTTTACCTCTTCGTCGAGCCGGATCCCGACTTCCAGCGGGATGGTCTCACCATCTTCTCGCAGGTGCGGGTAAGCTATCTGCAGGCCATTTTGGGGGCTAAAGTCTTGGTGCCCACGGTGGACTCGAAGGCGGGCCTGGAGGAAGAGGCGGAGCTGACCATTCCGGCGGGTTCCCAGCCGGGTACGGTGCTAACTCTGGAGGGCAAGGGGGTACCTCGCCTTGGCAATCCGATGTTGCGGGGCGACCACAAAATCACCCTGGTAGTGGAGATTCCCACCCGCATCAGCTCGGAAGAGCGGGAACTGCTTATGCGCCTGGCCGAGTTGCATGGGGAACGCATCAACAAGCGGGACGGTTTCTTGGGCGGGCTGTTGCGGGGGCTGGCCCAAATGCCCGGCAACCGAGAGCGAGAAGAAGAATGA
- a CDS encoding sulfurtransferase TusA family protein, with translation MTAEAIPPHEVKLVLDQRGIPCPLNYVRAKLRLERMAPGEVLELWLDAGEPLEQVPKSLTMAGHYIEGQQAAPEGHHILWVRRGNLA, from the coding sequence ATGACGGCAGAGGCAATTCCCCCCCACGAGGTGAAGCTGGTTCTGGATCAACGCGGGATCCCCTGCCCGCTCAACTACGTGCGCGCCAAGTTGCGCCTAGAACGCATGGCGCCGGGGGAGGTGCTGGAGCTGTGGCTGGATGCAGGAGAGCCTCTGGAGCAGGTGCCCAAGAGCCTGACGATGGCGGGGCATTACATTGAAGGGCAACAAGCGGCGCCCGAGGGACACCACATCCTCTGGGTACGCCGTGGGAATTTGGCATGA
- the rsgA gene encoding ribosome small subunit-dependent GTPase A, translating into MSHRSAVQEEGQGSTCTGWVRAAQANFYRVRIDPELAALFPEIEAHFPAQKPMPAELLCTARAKLKKMGQSVMVGDWVEVSLPPAADSLWPERGAIEAILPRRTQLPRPAIANITQVLVVMALAEPEPEPNALSRLLVQAEASHLRVQVVFNKCDCVEAAVAESWRQRLQRWGYEPLLVSALTEAGIPELRRRCRDQISVVAGPSGVGKSSLLNRLLPAVQLTTQAVSEKLRQGRHTTRHVELFPLPEGGWIADSPGFNAGEGIPPVSPQQLIRCFPEVRERLGTCQFRDCLHDREPGCGLRELDWERRGFYLQLLHELQEAQAANSAPACPGLKRRGEGHHLTCRKQSHRILTDSDLDWQED; encoded by the coding sequence ATGAGCCACCGGAGCGCCGTCCAAGAGGAGGGGCAGGGATCCACTTGCACTGGCTGGGTGCGCGCCGCCCAGGCCAACTTTTATCGCGTGCGCATCGATCCCGAGCTGGCTGCCCTTTTTCCTGAGATCGAGGCGCATTTCCCGGCCCAAAAGCCGATGCCGGCGGAGCTTCTCTGCACTGCTCGGGCCAAGCTCAAAAAAATGGGGCAGTCGGTGATGGTGGGGGACTGGGTGGAGGTTAGCTTACCGCCGGCTGCCGACTCTCTCTGGCCGGAGCGGGGGGCAATTGAGGCCATTCTGCCGCGGCGAACTCAGTTGCCTCGACCGGCCATCGCCAACATAACCCAAGTCTTGGTGGTGATGGCCCTGGCCGAGCCGGAGCCCGAGCCCAACGCCCTCAGCCGTCTGCTGGTGCAGGCCGAGGCCAGCCACCTGCGAGTTCAGGTGGTGTTCAACAAGTGCGATTGTGTAGAGGCGGCGGTGGCAGAGAGCTGGCGACAGCGTCTGCAGCGGTGGGGGTATGAGCCTCTATTGGTCAGTGCCCTTACTGAGGCAGGGATCCCCGAGCTGCGCCGCCGCTGTCGGGATCAGATTTCGGTGGTGGCTGGCCCCTCAGGGGTAGGCAAGTCAAGCTTGCTCAACCGACTCTTGCCGGCTGTTCAGCTGACCACCCAAGCGGTGTCAGAGAAGTTGCGCCAGGGGCGGCACACCACCCGCCATGTGGAGCTGTTCCCTCTGCCAGAGGGGGGTTGGATTGCCGACTCTCCGGGGTTCAATGCCGGCGAAGGGATCCCGCCGGTTTCCCCTCAGCAGCTAATACGTTGCTTTCCGGAAGTGCGGGAGCGGCTGGGCACCTGTCAGTTTCGCGATTGCTTGCACGATCGGGAGCCGGGCTGTGGGCTGCGGGAGCTGGACTGGGAGCGGCGGGGGTTTTACCTACAGCTTTTACATGAACTCCAGGAAGCGCAAGCGGCAAACTCTGCCCCAGCTTGCCCAGGTCTCAAGCGAAGGGGGGAGGGGCACCACCTGACCTGCCGTAAGCAGAGCCATCGCATCCTGACCGATTCCGACCTAGACTGGCAAGAGGATTGA